A genomic segment from Agrobacterium vitis encodes:
- a CDS encoding cupin domain-containing protein — translation METQFVRPFPPVDAGHGVTRQVLADSPELMVVKFSFSDGAQGARHNHPHLQSTFVQSGRFEFFIGDETFTVGPGDSFVIPSLAFHGCRAIVSGVLIDTFTPRRDDFL, via the coding sequence ATGGAAACGCAGTTCGTTAGACCGTTCCCGCCCGTGGATGCGGGCCATGGTGTTACCCGCCAGGTCCTGGCCGACAGCCCTGAGCTTATGGTGGTCAAGTTCAGTTTCAGCGATGGCGCGCAGGGTGCGCGCCATAACCATCCCCATCTGCAATCCACCTTTGTCCAATCCGGCCGGTTCGAATTTTTCATCGGCGACGAGACGTTCACGGTCGGTCCGGGGGACAGTTTCGTTATTCCCTCCCTTGCCTTTCACGGCTGCCGAGCCATCGTATCAGGCGTGCTGATCGACACATTCACGCCCCGGCGTGACGATTTTCTTTGA
- a CDS encoding sugar kinase produces the protein MSNRRILTIGECMVEMAPREDGAYHRNFAGDTFNTAWYLRRLLGADDVVDYCSAIGVDGISQAMLAFMQAAGIGTGHLRHLEDATVGLYMIELANGERSFSYWRGQSAAKRLADDRQFLLEAVRGRDLILFSGITLAILSPAGRQQLLEVLAQARDAGSLIAFDPNMRARLWPDRDSMCDAVSQAAKVADIVLPSFDEDGPNFNDGTPEATIIRYRNAGASTVVVKNGAGRVHAFDATQGPVTFDPVPVADLVDTTAAGDSFNAGFLSARLSGVAMAEALAQGAAVSAQVICKRGALVEIENIRR, from the coding sequence ATGAGCAACAGACGGATTTTGACCATCGGCGAATGCATGGTGGAAATGGCGCCCCGCGAAGACGGTGCCTATCATCGCAATTTCGCTGGCGATACATTCAACACCGCCTGGTATCTGCGTCGCCTTCTGGGCGCAGACGACGTGGTGGATTATTGCTCGGCCATCGGCGTCGATGGTATTTCACAGGCCATGCTTGCCTTCATGCAGGCGGCGGGAATTGGCACGGGGCATTTGCGCCATCTGGAGGATGCGACGGTCGGGCTTTATATGATCGAGCTTGCCAATGGCGAGCGCAGTTTCAGCTATTGGCGCGGCCAATCCGCCGCCAAGCGTCTGGCAGACGATCGGCAGTTTCTTTTAGAGGCCGTACGGGGTCGCGATCTCATCCTGTTTTCCGGCATTACCCTCGCCATCCTGTCCCCGGCGGGCCGCCAGCAATTGCTGGAGGTTTTGGCGCAGGCCCGTGATGCCGGCAGCCTGATTGCTTTCGATCCCAATATGCGCGCCCGGCTTTGGCCGGACCGTGACAGCATGTGCGATGCGGTTTCGCAGGCGGCCAAGGTTGCCGATATCGTCCTGCCGTCCTTTGACGAGGATGGGCCGAATTTCAACGATGGCACACCAGAGGCGACGATTATCCGATACCGAAATGCCGGTGCGTCAACCGTGGTGGTCAAGAATGGCGCTGGCCGTGTTCATGCCTTTGACGCCACGCAAGGGCCGGTGACATTCGATCCCGTGCCGGTCGCCGATCTCGTGGATACGACAGCGGCTGGCGACAGTTTCAATGCCGGTTTCCTATCGGCCCGCCTTTCGGGTGTGGCGATGGCTGAGGCCTTGGCGCAGGGGGCTGCCGTTTCCGCTCAGGTGATTTGTAAGCGGGGCGCCCTGGTGGAGATTGAAAATATCCGTCGATAG
- the kduD gene encoding 2-dehydro-3-deoxy-D-gluconate 5-dehydrogenase KduD, which produces MSDVFSLSGKTALVTGANTGIGQAIALSLAGAGASVICAGRSPVTETVEQITNAGGKASGLTLDLSDPMAGRGIFEDLGPVDILVNNAGIIRRADAVDFTEADWDAVMDVNLKAVFFLCQAFAKALFAREAGGKIVNIASMLSFQGGIRVPSYTASKSGVAGLTKLLANEWAAKGINVNAIAPGYIETNNTEALRNDAARNKAILERIPAGRWGEAEDIGGAAVFLSSRAAKYIHGAILNVDGGWLAR; this is translated from the coding sequence GTGAGCGATGTGTTCTCTCTTTCGGGCAAGACGGCGCTGGTGACAGGCGCCAATACCGGCATCGGCCAGGCCATTGCCCTGTCGCTGGCCGGGGCTGGCGCCAGCGTGATTTGCGCGGGCCGTTCGCCGGTGACGGAAACTGTCGAGCAGATTACCAATGCCGGTGGCAAGGCGTCCGGCCTCACCCTCGACCTGTCAGACCCGATGGCCGGGCGCGGCATTTTCGAAGATCTCGGCCCGGTCGATATTCTCGTCAACAATGCCGGTATCATCCGCCGCGCCGATGCGGTGGATTTCACCGAGGCCGATTGGGACGCGGTGATGGATGTCAACCTGAAGGCGGTATTCTTCCTTTGCCAGGCTTTCGCCAAGGCCTTGTTTGCCCGCGAAGCGGGCGGCAAGATCGTCAATATTGCCTCGATGCTGTCCTTCCAGGGCGGTATCCGGGTGCCATCCTATACGGCGTCGAAAAGCGGTGTCGCGGGGCTGACCAAGCTGCTCGCCAATGAATGGGCGGCCAAGGGCATCAATGTCAACGCCATTGCCCCCGGCTATATCGAAACCAACAATACCGAGGCGCTGCGCAATGACGCAGCCCGCAACAAGGCCATTCTGGAGCGCATTCCGGCGGGTCGCTGGGGCGAGGCCGAAGACATTGGCGGCGCTGCGGTTTTTCTTTCCTCAAGGGCTGCCAAATATATCCATGGCGCCATTCTCAATGTCGATGGAGGCTGGCTTGCCCGCTGA
- a CDS encoding DinB family protein: protein MHALFNSFFNYQAWANSAFFDALETLDRTQHETEHHQAIRLMNHTHVVAEIFAAHLLGRSHSYTSDNTADTPELTELRSAVATSDQWYLDYVRSITPEHRCEKIAFSFTDGDMGYMTREEMLAHVVMHGGYHRGEIGRILAQTSAQLPWDTFAVFLHQTQPNRRRQDKLEFAPSPF, encoded by the coding sequence ATGCACGCTCTATTCAACAGTTTTTTCAACTATCAAGCATGGGCCAATAGCGCATTTTTCGACGCACTTGAAACTCTGGACCGTACACAACATGAAACTGAACATCATCAGGCAATACGCCTGATGAATCATACTCATGTCGTCGCAGAGATATTCGCAGCGCATCTCCTCGGGCGGTCCCATAGTTACACCTCAGACAATACAGCTGACACACCGGAACTGACGGAGTTACGCAGCGCTGTCGCGACATCTGATCAATGGTATCTCGACTATGTACGGAGCATCACACCAGAGCATCGTTGCGAGAAAATCGCGTTTTCCTTCACCGATGGCGACATGGGTTATATGACACGTGAGGAAATGCTTGCACATGTTGTGATGCATGGCGGCTACCATCGAGGTGAGATCGGTCGCATTCTAGCACAGACTTCCGCCCAACTGCCGTGGGATACGTTTGCTGTCTTTCTGCATCAAACTCAACCGAACCGTCGGCGACAGGACAAACTGGAGTTTGCACCTAGCCCATTTTAA
- a CDS encoding GntR family transcriptional regulator, translated as MIDTVNVRTLDVQRQPSVTEQVFELLYRQVVELELPPGAKLSEVDVAKQMGVSRQPVRDAFYRLSQQGFLMIRPQRATVVTHISERGVLQARFIRTALEMETVRAAADRLSEEQIEALDELVQRQIKAMDAGDKMLFHELDDEFHRQICKMSGHEFAWALIRDSKAHMDRIRYLSLAFGAQSAIDDHIEIMAALKARDGDRAAANMRVHLSRILSIISRIRESHGQYFATE; from the coding sequence ATGATTGATACGGTCAATGTGCGCACGCTGGACGTTCAGCGGCAACCTTCGGTCACCGAGCAGGTCTTCGAGCTTTTATACCGGCAGGTGGTTGAACTGGAGCTGCCGCCGGGGGCAAAATTGTCGGAAGTGGATGTTGCCAAGCAGATGGGCGTGTCTCGCCAACCGGTACGCGATGCCTTCTATCGCCTGTCCCAGCAGGGTTTCCTGATGATCCGCCCGCAACGGGCAACGGTGGTGACGCATATTTCCGAACGCGGGGTTTTGCAGGCCCGCTTCATCCGCACGGCACTGGAAATGGAAACCGTGCGGGCCGCCGCCGATCGGTTGAGCGAGGAGCAGATCGAGGCGCTCGACGAACTGGTACAGCGGCAGATCAAGGCCATGGACGCTGGTGACAAGATGCTGTTTCACGAGCTGGACGACGAATTTCACCGGCAGATCTGCAAGATGTCAGGCCACGAATTCGCCTGGGCCCTGATCCGTGACAGCAAGGCGCATATGGACCGAATCCGCTATCTCAGCCTGGCTTTCGGCGCGCAAAGCGCCATTGACGACCATATCGAGATCATGGCCGCGTTGAAGGCACGTGATGGCGACCGGGCTGCGGCCAACATGCGTGTTCATCTGTCGCGCATCCTGTCGATCATCAGCCGTATCCGGGAAAGCCATGGCCAGTATTTCGCGACCGAATGA
- the kduI gene encoding 5-dehydro-4-deoxy-D-glucuronate isomerase: MLTVETRHAIDPQTAKGFDTTALRQNFHVGGIFADGEIRLIYTHYDRMIVGGAVPGGASLVLDHVKECGTASILDRRELVVVNIGGTGTVEADATYEMGKGDMLYLGMGAGKISFSGAGRFYILSAPAHHTYPSRLIKIEEAANVTLGSQATSNERTIYQFVHPDVMKACQLVVGMTKLAPGSVWNTMPAHVHDRRMEAYLYFDLPEGQRAFHMMGEPDETRHLVLKNEEGAISPPWSIHSGAGTANYTFIWAMAGDNVDYKDVEVVSMETLK; this comes from the coding sequence ATGCTGACCGTTGAAACCCGCCACGCCATCGACCCGCAGACCGCCAAAGGCTTCGACACCACAGCCCTGCGCCAGAATTTCCATGTCGGCGGCATTTTTGCAGATGGCGAAATCAGGCTGATCTATACTCATTACGACCGGATGATCGTCGGTGGCGCCGTACCCGGCGGCGCTTCGCTGGTGCTGGACCATGTGAAGGAATGCGGCACTGCCTCCATTCTCGACCGGCGCGAACTTGTCGTCGTCAACATCGGCGGCACCGGCACGGTCGAGGCGGATGCCACCTATGAAATGGGCAAGGGCGACATGCTCTATCTCGGCATGGGCGCGGGCAAGATCAGTTTTTCAGGCGCTGGCCGGTTCTACATTCTCTCGGCTCCGGCCCATCACACCTATCCGTCACGCCTCATCAAGATTGAGGAAGCCGCCAATGTGACGCTCGGCTCCCAGGCAACCTCCAATGAGCGCACCATCTACCAGTTCGTGCATCCTGATGTGATGAAGGCCTGCCAGCTGGTGGTCGGCATGACCAAGCTTGCCCCCGGCTCCGTCTGGAACACCATGCCTGCCCATGTCCATGACCGGCGCATGGAAGCCTATCTCTATTTCGACCTCCCGGAAGGCCAGCGCGCCTTCCATATGATGGGCGAGCCGGACGAGACCCGGCATCTGGTGTTGAAAAACGAGGAAGGTGCGATCTCGCCGCCCTGGTCGATCCATTCGGGCGCAGGCACCGCCAACTATACCTTCATCTGGGCAATGGCCGGTGACAATGTCGATTACAAGGATGTCGAAGTGGTGTCGATGGAGACGCTGAAGTGA
- the uxaC gene encoding glucuronate isomerase produces MLHPDRLFPLDPTARTLTRTLYDTVRDLPIVSPHGHTDPRWFAENEAFPDPAQLFVVPDHYVFRMLYSQGIDLTTLGVPRVDGGMTETDGRKIWRLFAENFHLFRATPSRMWLDHAFEDVFGLTTRLSAKTADETYDHIADCLTKPEFRPRALFERFNIEVIATTESPLDELKWHEAIRASGWNGRVVTAYRPDPVIDPQFEGFATNIERFGQLADVDATNWSGYLEAHRNRRAFFKSYGATSSDHGHPSARTEDLPQDQAKALFDKALTGRITPDEADAFRGHMLTEMARMSLEDGLVLQIHPGSYRNHSAGIMAKHGRDKGFDIPTRTDYVRALKPLLDSVGMEKDLTVILFTLDETSYSRELAPLAGAYPALKLGPAWWFFDSPDGMRRFREATTETAGFYNTVGFNDDTRAFCSIPARHDVARRVDCAYLAELVLTGRLEEDEAHELAGDLAYGLAKKAYRL; encoded by the coding sequence TTGCTTCATCCAGACAGGCTTTTTCCCCTTGATCCCACAGCACGCACGCTGACGCGCACGCTTTATGACACGGTCCGCGACCTGCCCATCGTCAGTCCGCATGGTCATACCGACCCCCGCTGGTTTGCGGAAAATGAAGCTTTTCCCGATCCGGCCCAGCTTTTCGTGGTGCCGGACCATTATGTGTTTCGCATGCTTTATTCCCAAGGTATCGACCTCACGACGCTTGGCGTGCCCCGTGTCGATGGTGGCATGACGGAAACCGATGGCCGCAAGATCTGGCGGCTGTTTGCCGAAAACTTCCACCTGTTTCGCGCCACGCCCAGCCGCATGTGGCTGGACCATGCCTTCGAAGACGTATTCGGACTGACCACAAGGCTTTCAGCCAAAACGGCGGACGAGACCTATGACCATATCGCCGATTGCCTGACCAAACCGGAATTTCGCCCCCGCGCCCTGTTCGAGCGCTTCAATATCGAAGTGATCGCCACCACGGAAAGCCCGCTGGACGAGTTGAAATGGCATGAGGCGATCCGCGCCTCCGGCTGGAATGGCCGTGTCGTCACCGCCTATCGGCCAGACCCGGTAATCGATCCGCAGTTTGAGGGCTTTGCCACCAATATCGAGCGGTTCGGGCAATTGGCTGATGTCGATGCCACCAACTGGAGCGGTTATCTGGAGGCGCATCGCAACCGCCGCGCCTTCTTCAAATCCTATGGCGCCACCAGTTCCGACCACGGGCACCCCTCGGCCCGCACCGAGGACCTGCCCCAGGATCAGGCCAAGGCGCTATTCGATAAGGCGCTGACCGGGCGGATCACCCCCGATGAGGCCGATGCCTTCCGTGGCCATATGCTGACGGAAATGGCCAGGATGAGTCTGGAAGACGGGCTGGTGCTGCAAATCCATCCCGGTTCCTACCGCAACCATTCCGCCGGCATCATGGCAAAACATGGCCGCGACAAGGGCTTCGATATCCCGACCCGCACCGATTACGTCCGAGCGCTGAAGCCATTGCTCGATTCGGTCGGCATGGAAAAGGATCTGACGGTCATTCTCTTCACGCTGGACGAAACCAGCTATTCGCGCGAACTGGCGCCGTTGGCAGGTGCCTATCCGGCCCTGAAGCTCGGCCCCGCCTGGTGGTTCTTCGATAGCCCTGATGGCATGCGCCGCTTCCGCGAGGCCACCACAGAGACCGCCGGTTTCTACAATACCGTCGGCTTCAACGACGATACCCGCGCCTTCTGCTCCATCCCGGCCCGCCATGATGTGGCCCGGCGGGTGGATTGCGCCTATCTGGCCGAACTGGTGCTGACGGGCCGTCTGGAGGAGGACGAAGCCCACGAGCTGGCTGGCGATCTCGCCTACGGACTGGCGAAGAAAGCCTACCGGCTCTGA
- a CDS encoding TetR/AcrR family transcriptional regulator, translating into MHLATRIEKSTSTMRKLPRQLRSKATVDAIIEAAARILSEEGWAGFTTNKVAEVAGVSVGSYYQYFPDKHSLIDAIRNRHLEDCRTVLKNVVESNQPQSDFVKDLVDGVIGIHSVHPRLHRVLLDEAPSSEIFRDPNSNFEKEYLGYYCAAVAKYCSPQNTKRNETMGIILSDAIDGVIHNAARRGTLQTIEVRNELVRMVQLYLSEV; encoded by the coding sequence ATGCATTTGGCTACTCGCATCGAAAAATCGACGTCAACGATGCGCAAATTGCCGAGACAGCTGCGGTCCAAGGCGACAGTGGACGCGATCATTGAAGCTGCTGCTCGCATTTTGAGTGAGGAGGGTTGGGCAGGTTTTACCACCAACAAGGTTGCCGAAGTCGCAGGCGTAAGCGTTGGGTCTTATTATCAGTATTTCCCTGATAAACATTCTTTGATCGACGCCATACGCAATCGACACCTCGAAGATTGCCGTACGGTGTTGAAAAATGTGGTGGAGAGCAACCAGCCTCAGTCGGATTTTGTGAAGGATCTGGTGGATGGCGTCATTGGCATCCATAGCGTTCATCCGCGTCTGCACAGGGTTTTACTCGATGAAGCTCCAAGTTCAGAAATATTCAGAGACCCGAACAGCAATTTCGAGAAGGAATATCTTGGATATTATTGTGCTGCTGTTGCCAAATATTGCTCACCTCAGAACACGAAGCGCAATGAGACCATGGGTATCATCCTGTCAGATGCGATTGACGGCGTCATCCATAACGCAGCACGTCGCGGAACCTTGCAAACGATAGAGGTCAGGAATGAACTTGTTCGCATGGTTCAATTATATTTATCAGAGGTTTAA
- the uxuA gene encoding mannonate dehydratase: MKESWRWYGPFDRITLAEVAQTGASGIVNALHEIPYGEVWGSDAIAARRDEIAHSGLGLTWNVVESLPIHEDIKRGEGDLERLFSNYRQSMKNLADAGIYTICYNFMPLLDWTRTQLDAPVARGGTALRFSEPHMAAFEIHMLEREGAENDYSPEVREAAKAWFDASSEGLRQNLLNSIMSGLPGAFDRYDIRGLREALKRYHGISRNEIRANYARFLAEVIPTAEELGMRFCVHPDDPPRDILGLPRIVSCEDDIAWIMEQQPALANGLTLCAGSLGANPKNDVPAIAARFAERIHFAHLRNVAKEKDGSFQEAAHLDGDTDMVTLIAVLIAEERRRKADGRADFDIPFRPDHGHELLDDVSRGTHPGYPLVGRLRGLAELRGVIRALSHGHVHYG, from the coding sequence ATGAAAGAGAGCTGGCGCTGGTACGGCCCGTTCGACCGCATTACCCTGGCCGAGGTCGCCCAGACCGGCGCCTCCGGCATCGTCAACGCGCTGCACGAAATACCCTATGGCGAAGTCTGGGGCAGCGATGCCATTGCGGCCCGCCGCGACGAGATCGCCCATAGCGGGCTTGGCCTGACCTGGAATGTGGTGGAAAGCCTGCCGATCCATGAGGATATCAAGCGCGGCGAAGGCGATCTTGAACGGCTGTTTTCCAATTACCGCCAGTCGATGAAGAACCTCGCCGATGCCGGTATCTATACGATCTGCTATAATTTCATGCCATTGCTCGACTGGACCCGCACCCAGCTGGATGCGCCGGTGGCGCGCGGCGGTACCGCCCTGCGGTTTTCCGAGCCGCATATGGCCGCCTTCGAAATCCATATGCTGGAGCGCGAGGGTGCTGAAAACGACTATTCGCCAGAGGTGCGCGAGGCCGCCAAGGCATGGTTCGACGCCTCCAGCGAAGGCTTGCGGCAGAACCTGTTAAACAGCATTATGTCCGGCCTGCCCGGTGCCTTCGACCGCTATGATATCCGTGGGTTGCGCGAGGCGCTAAAGCGCTATCACGGCATCAGCCGCAATGAGATCCGCGCCAACTATGCCCGCTTCCTGGCCGAAGTCATCCCGACGGCAGAAGAGCTTGGCATGCGGTTTTGCGTACATCCCGACGATCCGCCGCGTGATATTCTCGGCCTGCCGCGCATCGTCTCCTGCGAAGACGACATTGCCTGGATCATGGAACAGCAACCGGCTCTTGCCAACGGCTTGACGCTGTGCGCTGGCTCGCTGGGGGCCAATCCGAAAAACGATGTTCCGGCCATTGCCGCACGCTTTGCCGAGCGCATCCATTTTGCCCATCTTCGCAATGTGGCCAAGGAGAAGGACGGTTCCTTCCAGGAGGCCGCGCATCTGGATGGCGATACCGACATGGTGACGCTGATTGCCGTGCTGATTGCTGAAGAACGCCGCCGCAAGGCAGACGGTCGCGCCGATTTCGACATTCCCTTCCGGCCTGACCACGGCCACGAATTGCTTGACGATGTCAGTCGTGGCACCCATCCCGGCTATCCGCTGGTCGGGCGGCTGCGTGGGCTGGCAGAACTGCGCGGGGTCATTCGCGCCCTCTCTCACGGACATGTGCATTATGGCTGA
- a CDS encoding mannitol dehydrogenase family protein, with translation MEAGLPADMSANPQRLRRPDSTRPQTGIVHLGLGAFYRAHGAIYIEQAMEKSGGDWGIIGVSLMRPDQRDALAPQDFAYTAVELGPDGETPHVIGVINDVLVARENPSAVIDAMSDPAVKIVSLTVTEKGYCHEPSTGRLNRNHPDIQHDLAHPEAPLSALGFLVRALEKRHAAGLRPFTVLCCDNLPENGKVVRGVVLELAGLISSDLQSWIASEGAFPSTMVDRIVPATKPEDIDRLAQITGVLDLSPVMHEPFRQWVVEDRFVDGARPNLGAVGVELVEDVTPFEHMKLRCLNGTHSSLAYLGYLAGHETIAQTVADPVFARFCKMLWDTEITPGLKAPPGVSLGDYTAALFDRYANPAIRHRTWQIAMDGSQKLPQRILGTVTENLAANRPIKGLALAVAAWMRYVGSVDEKGDAIDVRDPLAGRLKSLSDGAAEPADKVAALLAVREIFPAPLADNPTFRNALTTAYQSLVTKGARQTIEDLNR, from the coding sequence ATGGAGGCTGGCTTGCCCGCTGATATGTCCGCCAATCCGCAACGGCTGCGCCGCCCCGATAGCACCAGACCGCAGACGGGCATCGTCCATCTCGGGCTCGGCGCCTTCTACCGCGCCCATGGGGCGATCTATATCGAACAGGCCATGGAGAAATCCGGTGGGGACTGGGGCATTATCGGCGTCAGCCTGATGCGGCCAGACCAGCGCGATGCGCTCGCCCCCCAGGATTTCGCCTATACCGCCGTCGAGCTTGGGCCGGATGGCGAAACGCCGCATGTGATCGGCGTGATCAACGATGTGCTGGTGGCACGGGAAAACCCGAGCGCCGTGATCGACGCGATGAGCGATCCGGCTGTCAAAATCGTCAGCCTGACGGTAACGGAAAAAGGCTATTGCCACGAACCCTCCACCGGCAGGCTGAACCGTAACCATCCCGACATCCAGCATGATCTGGCCCATCCCGAAGCCCCCCTCTCCGCCCTCGGCTTTCTGGTGCGGGCGCTGGAAAAACGTCATGCGGCGGGCCTGCGTCCCTTCACGGTGCTGTGCTGCGACAACCTGCCGGAAAACGGCAAGGTGGTGCGCGGCGTCGTCCTGGAACTGGCCGGGCTGATCTCATCAGACCTGCAAAGCTGGATTGCCAGTGAAGGCGCTTTTCCCTCGACCATGGTGGACCGGATCGTGCCTGCCACCAAGCCGGAGGATATCGACCGGCTGGCGCAAATCACCGGCGTGCTGGATCTCTCCCCCGTCATGCATGAGCCTTTCCGGCAATGGGTGGTGGAAGACCGTTTCGTCGATGGCGCACGGCCAAATCTCGGAGCCGTCGGGGTCGAGCTGGTCGAGGATGTGACGCCGTTTGAGCATATGAAGCTGCGCTGCCTGAACGGCACCCATTCGTCGCTTGCCTATCTCGGCTATCTCGCCGGTCATGAAACCATTGCCCAGACGGTGGCCGATCCGGTTTTTGCCCGGTTCTGCAAAATGCTGTGGGACACGGAAATCACCCCCGGCCTGAAAGCTCCACCGGGCGTGAGCCTTGGCGATTATACAGCTGCGCTGTTTGACCGTTACGCCAATCCCGCCATCCGCCACCGCACCTGGCAGATTGCCATGGACGGATCGCAGAAGCTGCCGCAGCGGATTCTCGGCACCGTGACTGAGAACCTCGCCGCCAATCGGCCGATCAAGGGACTGGCTTTGGCCGTTGCCGCCTGGATGCGCTATGTTGGTAGCGTGGATGAAAAGGGCGACGCCATCGACGTGCGCGACCCGCTGGCCGGACGATTGAAAAGCTTGAGCGATGGTGCTGCCGAGCCTGCCGACAAAGTGGCGGCGCTGTTGGCCGTGCGCGAGATTTTCCCTGCACCGCTCGCCGATAACCCGACCTTCCGCAATGCGCTGACCACGGCCTATCAAAGCCTTGTTACCAAGGGCGCGCGACAGACGATAGAGGATTTAAACCGATGA
- a CDS encoding UxaA family hydrolase, protein MAEAPGTVLLHPDDTVAILTNPAPAGAQPLGFGLALDHPVARGHKIARQDMDAGGNIIKFGQVIGYASRPIRAGEHVHTDNCSFGAHDQQYDVGADYQKALAAIPVVKPETFMGYRRANGQAGTRNFIAICATVNCSATVIRRAADDINRSGILADYPNIDGVAAFAHGTGCGMDAGGEGADILQRVLWGYATHPNVGAAVFVGLGCEVMQLARMKMLYGGNDENRFFGLTIQDSGGTAATIAHLVEHIKSILPVVNAIKRQPIPASELKLALQCGGSDGFSGITANPALGIASDLLVGMGGTVVLSETPEIYGAEQLLLRRAASREIGEKLIARIRWWEDYTKMNRGSMDNNPSPGNKLGGLTTILEKSLGASAKAGSTPLTDVLNYAERIETPGFVFMDTPGYDPVSATGQIAGGAQILVFTTGRGSAFGSKPTPTIKLATNSKLFEDMPDDMDLNCGDIISAGISVEQKGREILDLVLASASGQKTKSEILGLGDNEFVPWQVGAVM, encoded by the coding sequence ATGGCTGAAGCCCCAGGGACAGTGCTGCTGCACCCGGATGACACCGTCGCCATCCTGACCAATCCCGCCCCGGCAGGCGCGCAGCCGCTTGGGTTTGGCCTGGCCCTTGATCATCCGGTAGCACGTGGCCACAAGATTGCCCGGCAGGATATGGATGCGGGTGGCAATATCATCAAGTTCGGACAGGTGATTGGCTATGCCAGCCGCCCGATCCGGGCCGGTGAGCATGTGCATACCGACAACTGTTCCTTCGGCGCTCACGACCAGCAGTATGATGTGGGGGCCGATTACCAGAAGGCGCTGGCCGCCATTCCCGTTGTGAAACCTGAGACATTCATGGGCTATCGCCGGGCGAATGGACAGGCGGGAACGCGCAATTTCATCGCTATCTGTGCCACGGTCAACTGTTCCGCCACAGTCATCCGGCGGGCTGCCGATGACATCAACCGCTCCGGTATTTTGGCCGACTACCCCAATATCGACGGGGTCGCCGCCTTTGCCCATGGCACCGGCTGCGGCATGGATGCGGGCGGCGAAGGGGCGGATATTCTGCAACGGGTGCTCTGGGGTTACGCCACCCATCCCAATGTCGGCGCTGCGGTTTTTGTCGGTCTGGGTTGCGAAGTCATGCAGCTCGCCCGGATGAAAATGCTCTATGGTGGCAATGACGAAAACCGGTTCTTTGGCCTGACCATTCAGGACAGTGGCGGCACTGCCGCGACCATCGCGCATCTAGTCGAACACATCAAATCCATCCTGCCCGTGGTCAATGCCATCAAGCGCCAGCCGATCCCGGCCTCGGAACTGAAACTGGCACTGCAATGCGGCGGCTCGGACGGGTTTTCCGGCATCACCGCCAATCCGGCACTTGGCATCGCCTCCGATCTGCTGGTCGGCATGGGTGGCACGGTTGTTCTGTCCGAAACGCCCGAGATCTATGGCGCAGAACAATTGCTGCTGCGCCGTGCAGCCTCCCGCGAGATCGGCGAGAAGCTGATCGCCCGCATTCGCTGGTGGGAAGACTATACAAAAATGAACCGTGGCTCGATGGACAACAACCCCAGTCCCGGCAACAAACTGGGCGGGCTGACCACCATTCTCGAAAAATCGCTGGGGGCCTCAGCCAAGGCAGGCAGCACGCCGCTGACCGACGTGCTGAACTACGCAGAACGGATCGAAACCCCCGGCTTCGTCTTCATGGACACCCCCGGCTACGACCCGGTCTCTGCCACCGGCCAAATTGCTGGTGGTGCGCAAATCCTGGTCTTCACCACCGGCCGAGGCTCCGCATTTGGCTCCAAACCCACCCCTACCATCAAACTTGCCACCAACAGCAAACTGTTTGAGGACATGCCCGACGACATGGACCTCAACTGCGGCGACATCATCAGCGCCGGGATTTCGGTGGAGCAGAAAGGGCGGGAGATTCTGGATCTCGTGCTCGCTTCAGCTTCGGGGCAGAAAACGAAATCGGAGATTTTGGGCCTGGGGGATAATGAGTTTGTGCCTTGGCAGGTTGGGGCGGTGATGTGA